The Paludisphaera rhizosphaerae genome contains the following window.
GTCGGCGACCAACCGGGAGCTGTCGAACTCGAAGAGCGGGGCCTCACGGTTCTGGCTGTAGAAGGTTGATACGGTCGTGTTGACCGCCGGCGTGAACGGATTGGCCGGGTTCTTGGCGAAGCCGGTCATCGCGAATCCCTCGGACGTTTGCTGAGGCAACCCGCCGAGGAAGAAGGTCAGACACTGATGCCCCTGGAGGACGTAGGGGGCCGTATCGAAGACGCCGTTGCCGTTGAAGTCGTACCACTGCTTGTCGGCCGTCGTCCAAACGGGGGCGGACGTGCTGAACACGACCTTGGGGAAGAGCTTCCGCAAGGCCGCCAACGAGCGCTGGGCGAGCTGACCGGCCGTCATGTCAGACCAGGGCGACGTATTCCCCGCCAGGAGGGTCTGATCCTGGGTCTGAAAGTAGCCGTTCTCGTAAAGGATCACGCGGCTGGGGGGGAAGTCGCCGTACTTCGATTTGAAGGCGGCCAGGGCCGCGTCCAGCTGCTTGAGGTTCGCGGTGACGGCCGAATTCTTGGCCGTCTTCACGGCGCCGTTGATCGCAGGGAGCAGCAGGGCGATGAGGATCGCCAGGATGACGAAGACGATCAACAGCTCCACCAGGGTGAAGCCCCCGCGGGAGGGGCCGGCCGGGGTGCGTCGGCGGTTCGAGTGGCGGGTCATCGGTCCGGGCCTCCGGGGGCTCGGCCGACGGCCGTCTGGGCCGTCGCGCCGAATCCGTTCTCACATATCGAAGTACGACGTTTCTCGAAGTTTTCAAGCGACGGCGCGGACCGTCCGGCCGCCAGGGGGGCGGGCGGCCTGAGCCGGCCGCCCCGCCAGCCGAGGCCTCAGCCCGAGAGCTTCGTGATCAGGGTGATCAGAGGCAGGAAGAGGGCGATGACGATGAAGCCGACGATGCCGCCGAGGACGACGATCATGATCGGCTCCAGCAGGCTGACGAGCGACTCGACGGCCACCTCGACCTCTTCGTCGTAGTTGTCGGCGATCTTGTTGAGCATGCTGTCGAGGTCGCCGGTCTCCTCGCCGACGTCGATCATGTTCACGACGATGTCGTCGACGATCCGGGCCTCGCGGAGCGGCTGGGCGATCGTCTCGCCCTCGCGGATGCTCTCGTAAATCCGGGTGAAGGCCCGCTCAAAGACGGCGTTGCCGGCCGTCTCGCGGACGATCGAGAGCGATTCCAGAATCGGCACGCCCGACTGCACGAGGGTGCCGAGCGTCCGCATCGTCCGCGCCACGGTCGACTTCTCCGCGATGGTCCCCATGACGGGAATCATCAACAGGATGCGGTCGCAGATATAAGCACCCGTCTTATTGCGGTACATCAGCTTAATGAAGAGCCAGATGAACAGCGGAGTTAAGAAGACGATGTAGAAGTACTTGATCAGGAAGTGGCTCGCCGTGATGAGCATCTTGGTCATGTTCGGCAACGGCACGCCGAAGTCGTTGAAGATGGCCTCGAACTTCGGAATGATGAAGTAGAGGATGAACCCGACGATTACGCAGGCGACGAAGATGACGACGATCGGGTAGACC
Protein-coding sequences here:
- a CDS encoding type II secretion system protein encodes the protein MTRHSNRRRTPAGPSRGGFTLVELLIVFVILAILIALLLPAINGAVKTAKNSAVTANLKQLDAALAAFKSKYGDFPPSRVILYENGYFQTQDQTLLAGNTSPWSDMTAGQLAQRSLAALRKLFPKVVFSTSAPVWTTADKQWYDFNGNGVFDTAPYVLQGHQCLTFFLGGLPQQTSEGFAMTGFAKNPANPFTPAVNTTVSTFYSQNREAPLFEFDSSRLVADTINDPSNVIGIPGYIDTLGSTTLGNGQINFIAYFSAYGNNAYDPNDVNFASEADEAFPPLSPILTSFNVRFPVKTSNGTVAQFAASPAPNPYCSTTTTAAVVNFVNPQTYQLISSGVDGLYGPGGQFNPNAAAGVLPYSSTTTNSTDARVRQREQDNLTNFRGGRLD
- a CDS encoding type II secretion system F family protein, with the protein product MPTFQYEAMDHTGREVKDAIDAATQEEAQQLIRQKGFFVTKISEKAKKTRKAATAKKGGRRKKKSFTIGRISTKQLCTFTRQLSTLQDAGLPVLRSLKILEGQCKPGVLKNALGDVVEDIESGQTLSEAFAKHPKAFDRLYCNMIKAGEAGGALEAILQRLADFKEKAQSLKRKIKGAMVYPIVVIFVACVIVGFILYFIIPKFEAIFNDFGVPLPNMTKMLITASHFLIKYFYIVFLTPLFIWLFIKLMYRNKTGAYICDRILLMIPVMGTIAEKSTVARTMRTLGTLVQSGVPILESLSIVRETAGNAVFERAFTRIYESIREGETIAQPLREARIVDDIVVNMIDVGEETGDLDSMLNKIADNYDEEVEVAVESLVSLLEPIMIVVLGGIVGFIVIALFLPLITLITKLSG